A part of Limihaloglobus sulfuriphilus genomic DNA contains:
- a CDS encoding GxxExxY protein gives MNIDKLTEKIIGCAFLVHKTLGSGFLEKVYENAMRVELQRSGCSVTQQAPLSVYYGNQIVGEYLADLIVNDLVIVEIKAIRALAKEHEVQLVNYLNATCINDGLLINFGNSVQVKRKFKNYIK, from the coding sequence ATGAATATTGACAAGCTAACAGAGAAAATAATCGGTTGTGCCTTTTTAGTGCATAAAACTCTTGGTTCGGGCTTTCTTGAGAAAGTATATGAGAATGCCATGCGTGTGGAATTGCAGAGATCAGGATGTTCTGTCACGCAGCAGGCACCGTTAAGCGTTTATTATGGGAACCAGATTGTTGGTGAATATTTGGCCGATTTGATTGTTAATGATTTGGTTATTGTCGAGATAAAAGCAATCCGTGCACTGGCTAAAGAGCATGAGGTACAACTGGTAAATTACCTCAATGCTACTTGTATAAATGACGGACTGTTGATTAATTTTGGAAATTCTGTTCAGGTTAAACGAAAATTTAAAAATTATATAAAATAG
- a CDS encoding type IV pilin protein has product MKRKGFTLVELMVVVLIVAILAAVTIPLLRGRIDAAKWAEGKAGIGTIATAIRAMYAESGGNSTYGSEPATLGDLGFESGDLDGTYFSGPGDDGTGGDYAFNIVTWSESDLVFTVTCTSPEGGPDGGPFTYDSSDGSLNED; this is encoded by the coding sequence ATGAAACGTAAAGGTTTTACACTTGTTGAATTAATGGTAGTTGTACTGATCGTAGCGATCCTTGCAGCTGTAACAATCCCGCTTCTCAGAGGCCGTATCGATGCCGCTAAATGGGCTGAAGGCAAGGCCGGTATCGGTACTATCGCCACAGCTATAAGGGCAATGTATGCAGAGTCCGGTGGAAATTCTACTTATGGGTCCGAACCGGCTACTTTGGGCGATCTTGGTTTCGAAAGCGGTGATCTTGATGGTACGTATTTTTCTGGCCCCGGCGACGATGGTACGGGTGGAGACTATGCGTTCAATATCGTTACTTGGAGTGAATCCGATCTTGTCTTTACAGTGACCTGTACATCACCAGAAGGTGGACCTGACGGTGGCCCGTTTACCTATGACAGCTCTGACGGCAGCCTTAATGAAGATTAA
- a CDS encoding type IV pilin protein has product MFCEGVTFRRNSGFTLVELMVVVLIITILSAIGMSFQTRFVDSAKWTEGKTGCGAIATSLRGYYAQTCGEGGPPADVKALGFGPGDLEGKYFTLSDYQITDLVWTATELEYKIVCVSTKENAPGTPGQFNLYSSGEYELILEGEN; this is encoded by the coding sequence ATGTTTTGCGAAGGCGTAACATTCAGGCGTAATTCGGGCTTTACACTTGTAGAGCTGATGGTGGTAGTGTTGATAATCACCATATTATCAGCTATCGGAATGTCGTTTCAAACCCGTTTTGTCGATTCCGCCAAATGGACGGAGGGCAAGACCGGCTGCGGAGCGATCGCAACCTCTCTGCGCGGCTACTATGCCCAGACGTGCGGCGAGGGCGGCCCGCCGGCGGATGTCAAGGCGCTTGGATTCGGGCCGGGAGACCTCGAGGGTAAGTATTTCACGCTGAGCGATTATCAGATCACCGATCTTGTATGGACGGCCACGGAGCTTGAGTACAAGATTGTCTGCGTATCTACCAAGGAAAACGCACCCGGCACGCCCGGACAGTTCAACCTCTACTCAAGCGGCGAATATGAGCTGATACTTGAGGGAGAGAATTGA